Genomic window (uncultured Hyphomonas sp.):
TCAATCTTGCATCCATCGCCTGCCTGCTCATGGCCACCCGCAACTACCGCCGCGACGCTGCGCGCGCCGCAGCAGCGTGACGCGCCAGATGGCTTCACCCCTCTAAAGCAAAAAAGTCCGCAGCTGGGCTAACCAGACCAGTGCGATGCCAATCGCCAGGAAAGGGCCAAACGGCATCAGTCCGGAGGGTTTACGTCTGGCCAGCATGAGGGCACCCGCAAACAACAGGCCTGAACTGCTCGCGATCAGCACGATCCAGGGAAGGCCAATCCAGCCACACCATGCGCCACCGGCGGCGAGCAATTTTGCATCGCCCCGGCCCAACCCGTCACTACCGCGTAAAGCGCGGTATCCCTTTTCCACCGCAAAGAAAAAGAGATAACCCGCAAGGGCGCCGATTATGGCGGCCCAGACACTCCCGGTAAAATACCAGAACTGAACGATGCCCGCGCCAATCAAAGGAAGGGTCAGAACATCCGGCAAGCGCATGGTTCGCAAATCGATCCATGAAAGTGCGGCCAATGCCGGCAACAGAACAATGGCCCAAAGCAGCACGTCAATGTTCATGATGATGCTTTCCCTTCCCGGCCCCGCCGTCACCGCCTTAGCATAGAAGGAACACCCCAAAACGAAAACGCCCGGGCACATAGCCCGGGCGAATTGCAAAATGCTCTGATCCCTCTCAGAGAGACGACGAAATCGCCGGACCTTTCAGGGTGTAGACATCATTGCCCAACGCCACATCCATTTGCAGGAAGCCTTCCTCCATCGAAGGAATGGAAGCAGGAAGCTTGTCTCCGATGCCGCGCATCAGCGTTGTTCCATTTGCTGAGACGACCGACCAGCCGACCGGCTCGAATTGCTCGCTGTAGTCTGCGGTCAGTTTGGCACGAGCCGCGGCAACAGTCGGCATCGGCGCGTCCAGACGCCCGTCAATCCGGGCGAACAGTTCCACGACATACACCATGCCATTGGCTTCGATGGCAGCAACACCCATATGGTCGAACGCGTTACGCTTGAAGTTTTCGGCATTCGCCTTGTCGGCCATCATAACCTTCTGAATGTCTTCGGCGGACGTACCCGCCTTGACGACGACCACATTGGCACCAAAGGCACCGATCAGACCGCTGCGCTCCATCATCCGCACACGGTCCAGGTGTGTCCGGCCTTCCAGGTCTTCATGAGCTGCGTAGCCGCGCACTGCCATGTCATAGGCATGAAGACGGGCCGCATCCATCAGCGAGCTGAGCGATTCCAGCTCAGACGCCCCGTGCTCAGCACGCTGTTCGCCCGCAAGGCGCAACAGCTGGTTTGCCGCAGCCGAGTCCGTCTTGATGCCGTCGATGCCTTGAAGACAGGCATTGGCTTCTTTCTGGAACGCCGTCGGCGAAATCCCATAACCATCGGACAGGTCACAGGCAGGATCTGCAAAGGCGGGCCCGCTCAGAGCCGCAAGGGCTAGCGCCGAAACGGACAGAAATTTGTATGTGCTTCGTAACATAACTGTCACACTACGCTGTGTGACGATTATGTGTCAATTACGTACAATATTGAGTATTTTTTATGTATCGCAGCAATTACTACAGGACACAATAGGTCATTCAGGCTGGCAAGCGGTCAATCCTGTAAGCGGCGTTATGATTTCCCAGCCCTGAACATCCTGTGAAATCATGCGGGCGAGCGGCACTCTGCGCCCTCCATCGATCTCCTCACCCGGCGACAGGGTCAAAGAGACAGGTCGGGAATCTGCGCTGCGAAGAGTCATTCGCGTGAGGAACTGCCCGAAAATATCGCCGCTCTGCGACTCAACCCCCATTGTCTGTTCCTGCCCCTCGAACACCACTTCCGCGGTATCGGTACCGGCAACATGGAAAAACACAAAGTGACGGGGTTCATCGCGCGACCAGAGGAACAGGCCGCAGGTTCCCGGTTCAAGTGTCTGGGCCGGCAGCGAATTCGTTGCCACGACATCGGCCGCCGGGCCTGCGGCATTCCTGTTCGCCGGCACGGAGGTGTCTGACGACGCACAGGCACATACAAACACCAGACTGCAAACCAAAGCTCGAAACATCACTGGCTTCTCTCCCCTTGCCCATTCTCTTGCGTGTAGACAAACCGTCCCGCTTCGTTGGTAAACCCGGCCATTAGCAGAGCACTCGCCTGATCCTCCGGCACATCCCATAGTTCCAGTCGGCCGCCACCATTAAGATAGGCGTTCGCCGAAATCTGCGTGCCGTCGGCGGCCCGGCCCTCCATGGAAATGGCCAACTGCCCCTGGTCACATGATAGCGTACCGGTCAATTCCGGCCAGGTCGCTCCGTAAACGGCTGATATGCGCGACAACGCATCGGTTGTGGCATGTCCACTTGCCTCCCGGCACCCTGTTCGCGCGGCATCAATTGAAACATCTGTCAGGCGCAATGAAACATCCTGCGCAGGAAAAGAGGATGAAATACGTGTCGCATCGAAAGTCAGCGCAGCCTGCCCTTTGCGGATTCGGATGCCATTGGATGCCAGGCCGGCCAGTGCGTTGCCCCGCCGGTAGGGACCTCTCCAGCGGACCATATGGCCAGGCTCCCCCTTCAGGACACGAAGCAGACTGAAGTCACCCTCCACAGCCCCTGCCACATCCCCCTGAACAACAAGCCCCGTAACTTGGCCATGCCAGACCGTGCCGCGCGCTTGCTGCCAGCCGATGCCCTGCTGAACAAGGCCCGACTGCCTCAGTGCGAACAAGAGCGGGATGTTGGCGACCAGCGCACAAGCGAACACACCGACAAACGCCGTGGAAAGCAGCAGCTTTTTTCCCATCAGGAACCGCCTCCACCAAATTCGAAACTTGCCCGCACCGTCCCCGACGCATCGGCAAAAACCGACGCCTGCGCCGGCTGCGCGCCCAGCTGACGCTCAGCCATTTCCAACCAGGAAAACAGCGACTGTACAGACGCCTGATCAAACTGAATGATAATCGCGCCGCGCTCATTTGTCTGAAGGCGTGAAACGGCAAGACCGCGCTGGCTGGCAAGATCGACCAGACGCGCCCTCAGATCCTCACCAGAAACCGACATCGCCGGCAGGTCACGGCCGCCGCCAACGACAGGCCGTGCCGCCACAACGGCATCCAGCGTGCGGGATGCAACCGCCAGGGACGCTTCGGCGCTCTCCCTGGCCGCCAGCAACGGACGCACGATCAGGACATTCGCCAGCAGAGCCGTTGCCAAAAGTCCGGCAAACAGGATCAGAAGACGCTCCCGCACCGACCGGGTGGACCAGTATTCCATCATGACGGCAACTCCAGGATCAGATCGCCCACGACACGGCCATCCTCGACCCGGGCGTCTCCGAGGCGAACGGCCAGCCCTCCGGACTCGATAGAGGATTTCAGAGCCTCGTCATCACCGAAAGCGCTATAGATCAGTTTGGCCTGCAGCTGGCCGCTGCCGGCATCG
Coding sequences:
- a CDS encoding A24 family peptidase, whose amino-acid sequence is MNIDVLLWAIVLLPALAALSWIDLRTMRLPDVLTLPLIGAGIVQFWYFTGSVWAAIIGALAGYLFFFAVEKGYRALRGSDGLGRGDAKLLAAGGAWCGWIGLPWIVLIASSSGLLFAGALMLARRKPSGLMPFGPFLAIGIALVWLAQLRTFLL
- a CDS encoding CAP domain-containing protein, whose translation is MLRSTYKFLSVSALALAALSGPAFADPACDLSDGYGISPTAFQKEANACLQGIDGIKTDSAAANQLLRLAGEQRAEHGASELESLSSLMDAARLHAYDMAVRGYAAHEDLEGRTHLDRVRMMERSGLIGAFGANVVVVKAGTSAEDIQKVMMADKANAENFKRNAFDHMGVAAIEANGMVYVVELFARIDGRLDAPMPTVAAARAKLTADYSEQFEPVGWSVVSANGTTLMRGIGDKLPASIPSMEEGFLQMDVALGNDVYTLKGPAISSSL
- the gspN gene encoding type II secretion system protein N, whose translation is MGKKLLLSTAFVGVFACALVANIPLLFALRQSGLVQQGIGWQQARGTVWHGQVTGLVVQGDVAGAVEGDFSLLRVLKGEPGHMVRWRGPYRRGNALAGLASNGIRIRKGQAALTFDATRISSSFPAQDVSLRLTDVSIDAARTGCREASGHATTDALSRISAVYGATWPELTGTLSCDQGQLAISMEGRAADGTQISANAYLNGGGRLELWDVPEDQASALLMAGFTNEAGRFVYTQENGQGERSQ
- the gspM gene encoding type II secretion system protein GspM, which encodes MMEYWSTRSVRERLLILFAGLLATALLANVLIVRPLLAARESAEASLAVASRTLDAVVAARPVVGGGRDLPAMSVSGEDLRARLVDLASQRGLAVSRLQTNERGAIIIQFDQASVQSLFSWLEMAERQLGAQPAQASVFADASGTVRASFEFGGGGS